The genome window GACCCGCGTCAGTTGACCTTGGCCATCGTAGGTGCTGCGGGAAGCCAGATACGGCAAGCCGGCCACGATTGGGTTTGGGCTGATGGTGCCGATCGGGCGTCGGGCAGAATCGTATCGTATACTCGACGTATAGTTTTGCAGAGGCGTCTGAGCCAATGCGCCACTACTGAAGAGGGCTACTGCAACCCCAAGCCACGAAAGCGTCTTCGCAATATACGGACGGTGCCAGCTCATGAGCATACCGCCAAACCGGCCATCGGCGAGGTTTCGCTAATCCGATTTCCATCTTCATCGTACCCGTAGCAGGTCCGAAGACGTAAACCGGCCGCGTCCTCGACCTTGCCGCGCAGCAAGAGATTGTTCACGCCACTGTTTGATCCATAGTCGTATTCGGTGACCTGCTCATCTCCCGCAATGGCGCATCCAGTCGCAGGCGCGGCTGCTGGAGACCCCGTCCGGCACATCCGCTCGCGAACGAGAAGCCAGACCGGCGTGGGCGCGCTTACCACCACCCCGCCACCGTCCAGGTACCGCGCACATCGCTGCTCATATTCATACCTCACCTGCCGAAGCACACCGTTCACGGCCGGTCCGGTTGATGTCAGAACACCGCCATGCGCCGCGTCATAGGTGAACTCGGTGCGGTTGCCGTTGCGATCCTCGACCCAGAGAGGCTTGTTGCATCGCCGACGTTCCGGTTCAGGACATGTTTCGGGATAGCCCGCCCTTTCATAGGCAATCGGGTCAGTCGATCCTGTTCTGGGGGTGAACTCGGTCTGCGTGACGTTTCCTCGCGCATCGTAGGAATACCTCGCAGTCCAGCCCTCAGGTGACATGAACATGCTGATCCTGTTTTCCGCTCCACCCGAGAACGTAAAGGTCCCTTCAGGCCCGGTAAAATGTGTTTGCACATAGGTCGGCTCAGATCGTGCGGTACGGATGATCCCCGTAGGCCCGGTGGAGTTCCGGATCAAAATATAGGGATTCGGCGTCACCATTCCGTAAGTCCATGTATTGCCGTCACTTACCGCGCTCAGCACAAAGTTTTGCACAGTATAGGTATCTGGTGGAGCACCGACCTGCGGCCACTTGTAGACAGTGCAATCGAATGTGTAGACGGGACACTGTCGATACGAAAATGTGTCCGTCGAACTCCCCGGCAGCTTGATTGACGTTATCCGGAATGGTGCCGGAGGATTGGAATAACGAATCATTGTGAAGCGGGTCTGCTGTCCTCCGGAGTCTGTTACCGTGTAAACATCGGCTGCTTGGCTCGTTTCATAGACGTGACTGGCTTGAGGCCAGGCTCGACCCACAAAACTACATTCAGAAACTGAATCACCGCACGCAAGGAAAGCAGCATTATAACCCACAACTCTTCTCAAATCTGTCCAAGAGGTGCTTACCCCTGCAGTGGGGGCATACTTGTATTGCAGCCTCCAACCAAGATTATTTGATACATTATGGACACGACAATAATTCTGAGGGGATTTTTCGAACGATATCGTAACAACTTTTCCATCTGGATAAACAATCTCACGCGCGGGAGCCCAGACTTGCCCCGCGAAGCATGACGACATTTTAATCACAATCCCGCTTTTAGTCGTCAGGACGAAATCATTGCTGCCTTGAGAGACTAGCGTTGATCCGTCGCCGGATACATTTGAATAAATGCCATTGGACACCGAAAAGCAGCTCGAGCCTTCAATATGGGTAACCTGCTGGCGCGTAGGTCCCCACTCTGGATCGCTCTGGCATGTTCCGACAGGAGACCACACCATTCCTTTGATCCACCCGTCTTGTAGCGGCGGAATAGCCCCACCGATGGACGAAAAGGAATGGGACAGGCCACCCCCTGCCGGGCCGATGCTCACGTCGGTATTCTCGTACACGACCGACGTGGACAGGACATCGACGTAGGCCTCATCGATAGTGCGATAGCTAGGGAATGCAGGTGGCTCAATCTGCGCGTTTGCCACGCGGCCTGGCCCCAGAACAATCAAGACCGCTATTGCGGCGGCGACCCAACGCTGCACCTTGATCGCAAACATGCCATCCTCAGTAAAATCAGACGCCTGATGGGCCAGGATAAACCCGCCTAAGGCTTGCCACATTCTGTTCATCGGTAGCCCACCCAGTTGAGGACGACATTGGCGTTGCGGTGGAAGTAGGTTCGGTATTCGAGGGCGTGGCCGGCCCGGGCGGGGTCGAGCGCGAAGGGGATCTCGAACAGCTGGAACTGACTGGCCTGCTTCCAGTCCTGACGCTTCAGGGTCCGCGTGCCCAGGGACTGCCCCGCGCTGGCGTCCCAGATGTCGATCGTGACGATCGGTGAGGTATCGGGGCTGGTGTTGTCGTTGATGCGCATCCGCCAGATCGCAGTGCGCGCGCCAACCGGGGCGGCCGCATAGGGCCCGTAGGTCATGTGCCCCGCCGGGTCCGTAACGCTGGCAGCCCACCCGTCAGCGGCCGCGCGACCGACGACGTGATAGATCGAACTGTCCGTCCCGGACCAGGCCGAACCGGCACGGCGGTACCCGAGAGCGTCTACCCCGACCGTCGCCCGTCCCGTGGACCAGGTCCGGAACTCCAGCTGGTGCCCGCTCGACGCAGCCACGAGCGCGAAGGGCACGTCCAGATACTGATAGGTGTCGCTGGCCGTGAATGCGCGGCGATCAAAGCCCGCGGACCCGAGGCTGACCCCGGCGGTGGCGTCCCAGATGTCCAGCGCCACCACATCGCCCGTGTCGGGGTAGGTGTGGCTGTCGACCTTGATGCGCCAGCTGGCGATGTTCAGACCCGTCGGCGTCGCGGGCGTATAGGGGCCGTAGGTCATGAAGCCCGAACCGAGCCCGGCCGAGGCCTCCCAGCCTCCCGGAATCCCGTAGCCGATGACGTGGGGAAGGCTTTCTGCCTGCCAGACGGCCTCCATCTGATTGAGCGTGGTGACCGTGGTCCGGTTGCCCGCAGCATCGTAGCGATAGGCGGTGTTGGTCTGGGACGAGCGATCGACGGCGATCAGCCGACCAAGGCTGTCATATCCATACTGCTCGACCGCCTGCGCCAAACCCACCCCAGGCAGAC of Brevundimonas subvibrioides contains these proteins:
- a CDS encoding RHS repeat domain-containing protein — encoded protein: MGLAQAVEQYGYDSLGRLIAVDRSSQTNTAYRYDAAGNRTTVTTLNQMEAVWQAESLPHVIGYGIPGGWEASAGLGSGFMTYGPYTPATPTGLNIASWRIKVDSHTYPDTGDVVALDIWDATAGVSLGSAGFDRRAFTASDTYQYLDVPFALVAASSGHQLEFRTWSTGRATVGVDALGYRRAGSAWSGTDSSIYHVVGRAAADGWAASVTDPAGHMTYGPYAAAPVGARTAIWRMRINDNTSPDTSPIVTIDIWDASAGQSLGTRTLKRQDWKQASQFQLFEIPFALDPARAGHALEYRTYFHRNANVVLNWVGYR